The region CCGCAAAAGAATTTTTATTAAGATTTAGCCAAATATCTCAACACACAGTCAAAAAGGAGATAATGGAATGAGTGAAAAAAAATCGAAATCGAAATATTTGTTATACAGTGCAATCAACTTTTTCGTACCGCTTATTTTACTACTCCTTGTATTGGAGCTGTCTGCACGCATTGTCTACTTCCAGCAGAAAAGTGAATATAAGCTGGGAGTATTCTACGGTATTGAGAAAATCAGGAATAAGATAACCGATCTTTCAATATCAAAAGTCAATGATATAAAGTCCAAAGAAGATATTAAAATGAAAAAAGTAGTTGAAGATATGGGTTTTACAGACATTATTAAGAAAAGAGGATTTAAATACGTAAAATACAATTTGGTGCTCAGGTTATATTCAGAAGAAGGAACAGATTTATTAAAAGAATATGAAAAGCAATACGAAGACAGTTTTAAAGCCTTAGTTAATGAAGCGCATAAAATACATTCTAAGCTGATAGTGCTCTATCCCCCTATGTATAGTAAATACACTGATGACTTAAATATTAAAGATTTTGAAAAGTTCAGCAAGAATCGCAGAGAAGTTAACCGTAAATTTTATAATGAATTAACCCGGAAATATAATGTTGATTACTTAGACTTAACCGAAGAAATTACGAAATATCCAGATAACTGGGTGACCCTGCTGCCGGAAGATATTCATTTGTCAAGGTTTGGAAATCAGGTTGTTGAAAAAGAAATCGCTGCGTATATTGATAAATTTTACGACACTTATCGAAGCGATGTAACTTTTCAGAACCGGCCCGAGATACTCGGGTATTATAGACCCAATCTGAATGAAACTTATGAAATCATACCGGATATGCCATTTCATTTTAGAACAAATAAACAAGGTCTTAGAATTGATTACGATCTCACCTCTCCCAAAAAACAGCAAAGGATATTAATCCTGGGAGATTCTTATACCTATGGTCCTCATTTAGCAAGCCGCGATGCATATCCGAACCTGTTAGACAGAAGATATAAGGATAAGGAAATTATAAATGCCGGAGTTGGCGGATTTTCAATTACAGGCGAGGCCTCATTATTATTGGAAAAAGCAAAGTATATGGAACCGGATATTATAATCTTGCAAGTGCTTGATAATGATTTAGAAGGTTTCTTTTTTATTGTAAAGGACGAATTCAATGAATTACAAAACTTAACGTTGTCTCCTTTAGAAAGAGACTATATGAAAAAAGTAAGGGATTCATTGACCGAGGGCGTTAGAGGTCAGCTTTATTAATTCATAAATAGTTGCATATTTGTCATGTAGAAGTATCTTTGGGGTGCTGTAATTTACCACCGATAATCCTTCAGAATTCAAAACTACCTCCACCGTGTCTTTTGCCTTGTGATTTACATATACAAATAAGCGCCTGGCTGACTTTGGA is a window of Nitrospirota bacterium DNA encoding:
- a CDS encoding SGNH/GDSL hydrolase family protein — protein: MSEKKSKSKYLLYSAINFFVPLILLLLVLELSARIVYFQQKSEYKLGVFYGIEKIRNKITDLSISKVNDIKSKEDIKMKKVVEDMGFTDIIKKRGFKYVKYNLVLRLYSEEGTDLLKEYEKQYEDSFKALVNEAHKIHSKLIVLYPPMYSKYTDDLNIKDFEKFSKNRREVNRKFYNELTRKYNVDYLDLTEEITKYPDNWVTLLPEDIHLSRFGNQVVEKEIAAYIDKFYDTYRSDVTFQNRPEILGYYRPNLNETYEIIPDMPFHFRTNKQGLRIDYDLTSPKKQQRILILGDSYTYGPHLASRDAYPNLLDRRYKDKEIINAGVGGFSITGEASLLLEKAKYMEPDIIILQVLDNDLEGFFFIVKDEFNELQNLTLSPLERDYMKKVRDSLTEGVRGQLY